Part of the Caldisericia bacterium genome is shown below.
TTGATTTTAGTTTGTGGAAGGAAAGTCTTAAAGGAAAGGAGGAACTTTACAGAAAAATTCTTGATGGTTTTCCCGAGGAGGAGATCCTTCCATGGGATTTTATAGATATAGGTATAAACAAAGGATTCCTTAGGGTTGAAAGGAAAAGAGCGAGGATGGAAAAGGTAACCTATCCATGCTTTGGTGATTTAAAGAAATGCACTGGATGTGGAATATGCTTCAGAGGATGGTAAAATAAGTGAGATGAGAGTGAGAGTGGAGTATGGAAAGGAAGGAGCACTTATCTTTATCTCTCACCTTGATCTTGTAAGGGTGTGGGAGAGACTCTTAAGGAGAACAGACCTTCCCTTAAGATTCACAGAAGGTTTTAATCCAAGAGTTAAAATGGATTTCTGTCCACCCCTTCCCATGGGGGTTGTTGGTGAGAATGAGGTGATGGATTTTTATCTTATAAAAGAAGTTGAAATTGAAGAAATCAAGAGAAGATTAAAGGAAAACGCTCCAGATGGGATGAAGATAAAAAGGGTTAGAATTACACCAGAGAATTCTCCATCCCTCTTTTCCCTTACAACTCATTTTGAGATAGAGTTCTTTGGAAAAGGTATTAAAAGTTTGAACCTTAAAGATTTGACAATAACAAGAGTGAATAAAAAGGGAAAGAAAAGAGAGTTTGAGCTTAAAAGAATCATTCTCCTTGAAGAGGAGAAAAGAAAGGGTAAAAGAATTATTATGAGAAATGA
Proteins encoded:
- a CDS encoding DUF2344 domain-containing protein — its product is MRVRVEYGKEGALIFISHLDLVRVWERLLRRTDLPLRFTEGFNPRVKMDFCPPLPMGVVGENEVMDFYLIKEVEIEEIKRRLKENAPDGMKIKRVRITPENSPSLFSLTTHFEIEFFGKGIKSLNLKDLTITRVNKKGKKREFELKRIILLEEEKRKGKRIIMRNEGIGLSDIVKFLKEKGLIDRVIRKNLLIDIGGRFVPLFGI